A window of Pseudomonas mucidolens contains these coding sequences:
- a CDS encoding diguanylate cyclase → MENLRGNGLSFAKRIYRPRILGLAIGSLCVLAALYPLSMPAWVWGLWLFNAFIWPHLAYQLSNHAAFPYQAERRNLLCDSLAGGFWAAATQFIPLTTVTILAMMTMHNVAAGGKHLMFQGMIAQGLGIAVAWMVFGPSFNPGVSPIQVYACLPMLIFYPLAIGMASYRLAIHLSEHKRALSALSRTDSLTGLLNHGSWKDLLQLKFHSCQQQQSHATIALIDIDHFKQINDTYGHIVGDRVLRQLSWELRRIVRENDLAGRYGGDEFCVILPDVSLEQASHQMERLRAIFSRYHDPQVPALQVSLSIGLASYTAHFTHAHMWLNAADKALYAAKDSGRNRVTLAESLAARSA, encoded by the coding sequence ATGGAAAACCTACGAGGCAACGGACTGTCATTTGCCAAACGCATTTATCGGCCGCGCATTCTCGGGTTGGCCATCGGCAGCCTTTGCGTGCTTGCCGCGTTGTACCCACTTTCCATGCCCGCCTGGGTCTGGGGCCTATGGCTGTTCAACGCTTTTATCTGGCCGCACCTGGCCTATCAGTTATCGAATCATGCGGCCTTTCCCTATCAGGCCGAACGCCGCAATCTGCTGTGTGATTCACTGGCCGGTGGATTCTGGGCCGCAGCCACGCAGTTCATCCCGCTGACCACCGTCACCATCCTCGCGATGATGACCATGCACAACGTGGCAGCAGGCGGTAAACACTTGATGTTTCAAGGCATGATCGCGCAAGGGCTGGGTATCGCGGTGGCTTGGATGGTGTTCGGGCCTTCATTCAACCCCGGTGTCAGCCCGATTCAAGTGTATGCCTGCCTGCCGATGCTGATCTTTTACCCGCTCGCCATCGGCATGGCCAGTTACCGTCTGGCCATCCACCTCTCGGAACACAAGCGTGCGTTGAGTGCCCTGAGCCGCACCGACAGCCTGACCGGGCTGCTCAACCACGGCTCGTGGAAAGACCTGTTGCAACTCAAATTCCACAGTTGCCAGCAACAACAGTCACACGCCACCATCGCCTTGATCGACATCGACCACTTCAAGCAGATCAATGACACCTACGGCCACATTGTCGGTGACCGGGTGTTGCGACAACTGAGTTGGGAACTGCGACGCATCGTGCGGGAAAACGACCTCGCCGGCCGCTACGGTGGCGACGAGTTCTGTGTGATTCTTCCGGATGTATCCCTGGAGCAGGCCAGCCATCAGATGGAGCGCCTGCGGGCGATATTCAGCCGTTACCACGACCCGCAAGTGCCGGCGTTGCAGGTCAGCCTGAGCATTGGCCTGGCGTCTTACACCGCGCATTTCACCCACGCCCATATGTGGCTCAACGCGGCGGACAAAGCGCTGTACGCCGCCAAGGACAGTGGGCGCAATCGCGTGACCCTTGCCGAGTCGCTGGCCGCTCGTTCAGCTTGA
- a CDS encoding TetR/AcrR family transcriptional regulator, with protein MTAPQRLTDRKREAIVAAAISEFRTNGFEVTSMDKIAAVAGVSKRTVYNHFPSKEELFAEILHQLWASSAAQLDVTYSNDRPLREQLRALLQAKMDMLSDANFLDLARVAIAATIHSPERAQNMVNRLSEREEGFTLWVRAAQEDGRFKTVDPGFAAHQLHSLLKAFAFWPQITLGQPPLDAATQANVIESAIDLFLAGYEITAHP; from the coding sequence ATGACTGCACCTCAGCGCCTCACCGATCGTAAACGCGAAGCCATCGTGGCAGCCGCTATCAGCGAATTTCGCACCAACGGTTTCGAGGTCACCAGCATGGATAAAATTGCCGCCGTAGCGGGCGTGTCCAAACGCACGGTGTACAACCACTTCCCCAGCAAAGAGGAATTGTTTGCCGAAATTCTGCACCAGCTATGGGCCAGCAGCGCCGCGCAGCTGGACGTGACCTACAGCAATGATCGGCCTTTGCGCGAACAATTACGCGCCTTGCTACAAGCAAAGATGGACATGCTGTCGGACGCCAATTTTCTCGATCTGGCTCGCGTTGCAATCGCCGCCACCATTCACTCTCCAGAACGCGCCCAGAACATGGTCAACCGTCTGAGCGAACGCGAGGAAGGTTTCACCTTGTGGGTACGCGCGGCACAGGAAGACGGCAGATTCAAAACGGTCGACCCAGGTTTTGCCGCCCATCAGTTACACAGCTTGCTCAAAGCCTTCGCTTTTTGGCCACAAATTACCCTCGGCCAGCCCCCTTTGGATGCGGCCACTCAGGCCAATGTGATCGAGTCTGCGATAGACCTGTTTCTGGCTGGCTACGAAATCACCGCCCATCCCTGA
- a CDS encoding MBL fold metallo-hydrolase has product MTTPPTRLSTPSPLSRPVEQQGRFKNHAFVQRAGFGKTLQIFCKMLFHKPRSTRPVGEIPVQRLTREQLFVAPDHSVYRLGHSTVLLKMRGKFWLTDPVFAARASPLSWAGPKRFHQPPITLDELPPIEAVILSHNHYDHLDRQAVMQLADKTRYFLAPLGVGDTLITWGVDASKVRQLDWWQDTVVDGIHFIATPAQHFSGRGLFDGNQTLWSSWVMIDGSRRIFFSGDTGYFDGFKRIGERYGPFDLTLMETGAYNVDWPDVHMQPEQTLQAHIDLRGRWLLPIHNGTFDLAFHAWHEPFDRIMALAWERNVRITTPSMGQPFLLAAPERGRAWWLEVESQPVEEQLMS; this is encoded by the coding sequence ATGACCACGCCCCCCACCCGTCTCTCCACTCCTTCTCCCTTATCCAGGCCAGTCGAGCAGCAGGGTCGCTTCAAGAATCACGCCTTTGTACAAAGGGCAGGCTTTGGCAAAACCTTGCAGATATTCTGCAAAATGCTCTTCCACAAACCCCGCAGCACACGGCCCGTCGGCGAGATTCCGGTGCAGCGGCTGACTCGCGAACAACTGTTCGTCGCACCGGATCACAGTGTCTACCGGCTAGGCCATTCCACGGTCTTACTGAAAATGCGTGGTAAGTTCTGGCTGACCGATCCGGTGTTCGCCGCGCGTGCATCGCCTTTGAGTTGGGCCGGACCCAAGCGTTTCCATCAGCCGCCCATCACGCTCGATGAATTGCCACCGATTGAAGCGGTGATTCTTTCTCACAATCACTATGACCACCTGGACCGCCAGGCGGTGATGCAATTGGCCGACAAGACCCGTTATTTTCTCGCACCCTTAGGTGTCGGCGACACTCTGATTACCTGGGGAGTGGACGCCAGCAAGGTCCGGCAGCTGGATTGGTGGCAGGACACCGTGGTCGACGGCATTCATTTTATCGCAACCCCGGCCCAGCATTTTTCGGGTCGAGGCCTGTTTGATGGCAACCAGACACTTTGGTCTTCGTGGGTAATGATCGACGGTAGCCGACGCATCTTTTTCAGCGGCGACACCGGTTATTTCGATGGCTTCAAACGCATTGGCGAGCGATATGGGCCGTTCGATCTGACGCTGATGGAAACCGGAGCCTACAACGTTGACTGGCCCGATGTGCATATGCAGCCAGAGCAAACCTTACAAGCTCACATCGATCTGAGGGGGCGCTGGTTGCTGCCGATCCACAATGGCACCTTCGACCTGGCGTTTCATGCCTGGCATGAACCTTTCGATCGCATCATGGCTTTGGCCTGGGAACGCAATGTCCGGATCACCACACCATCCATGGGGCAGCCTTTCCTGCTGGCGGCGCCGGAGCGCGGAAGAGCCTGGTGGTTGGAGGTCGAGTCTCAGCCTGTTGAAGAACAGCTTATGAGTTGA
- a CDS encoding helix-turn-helix transcriptional regulator, which yields MSSLAMSSTVDQQIVLHQFTPRHSAQARAMLGWSQEDLARETGVAPQTIQRFERHADVNDETRLTLAFRLEAEGLVFFPGFAPGWGMNRPASSASQPAPGSARGFFSRLLGSTRASTGQTTPQPNGV from the coding sequence ATGTCCTCTCTGGCAATGAGCAGCACCGTAGATCAACAAATCGTCCTTCATCAATTCACCCCGCGACACAGCGCCCAGGCCCGCGCGATGCTGGGCTGGAGCCAGGAAGACCTCGCTCGGGAAACCGGCGTTGCGCCGCAGACCATTCAACGCTTCGAACGCCATGCCGACGTGAACGACGAGACTCGCCTTACCCTGGCGTTTCGCCTGGAAGCCGAGGGCCTGGTGTTTTTCCCCGGCTTCGCACCCGGCTGGGGAATGAACAGACCCGCTTCGTCAGCTTCACAGCCTGCCCCCGGATCCGCCCGGGGATTCTTTTCACGGCTGCTCGGTTCCACGCGCGCATCAACGGGGCAGACGACACCTCAACCCAATGGGGTGTAA
- a CDS encoding HAD-IB family hydrolase — MLEAGPVDAKVLSVFDFDGTLTHHDSFVPFLKFAFGKQEFNRRMLKLALPGLRFLVRQISRDELKAQLIRTFMTGVEKTWVQQKAAEYCQTHWNKLMRPAGLQSVADELGSGAQVTLCSASPAIVLQPFADRLGIKLIGTELEVVDGVLSGRLTGNNCRCENKVLRLEAVYGDLADYRLRAWGDTRGDRELLAAAQDAHWRHFHSAKKRRARLKLKTR; from the coding sequence ATGCTAGAAGCCGGCCCAGTGGATGCCAAGGTACTTTCAGTCTTCGACTTTGACGGTACCCTGACTCACCACGACAGTTTTGTGCCGTTCCTCAAGTTCGCCTTCGGCAAGCAGGAATTCAACCGCAGGATGCTGAAACTGGCGTTACCCGGCTTGCGCTTTCTGGTGCGCCAGATCAGCCGTGACGAGCTCAAGGCGCAGTTGATTCGTACCTTTATGACAGGCGTCGAAAAGACCTGGGTTCAGCAGAAAGCCGCGGAGTATTGCCAAACCCATTGGAACAAATTGATGCGGCCAGCCGGGTTGCAGTCGGTGGCAGATGAGCTTGGTTCTGGCGCGCAGGTGACGTTGTGTTCAGCCTCGCCGGCGATTGTATTGCAGCCTTTTGCCGATCGACTTGGGATTAAGTTGATCGGGACCGAGCTGGAGGTGGTCGACGGTGTGCTGAGTGGACGTCTCACCGGGAATAACTGCCGTTGCGAGAACAAAGTGCTGCGGCTTGAAGCGGTGTATGGAGATCTGGCGGACTATCGACTCCGGGCCTGGGGCGATACACGCGGCGATCGAGAGTTGCTGGCGGCGGCGCAGGATGCACATTGGCGGCATTTTCATTCAGCCAAGAAGCGCCGTGCTCGATTGAAGTTGAAAACGCGTTAA
- a CDS encoding ribonucleotide-diphosphate reductase subunit beta → MLSWDEFDKEEEGEVATKGANAGHATEANMDRLDGAGAAAALEARAVTASDSAAIVRAKAALDKLDVAEGLAELEGAAARVAVDEKRMINCRADLNQLVPFKYDWAWQKYLDGCANHWMPQEVNMTADIALWKNPEGLTDDERRIVMRNLGFFSTADSLVANNLVLAVYRLITNPECRQYILRQAFEEAIHTHAYQYCIESLAMDEGEIFNMYHEIPSVAKKAAWGLKYTRSISDPKFETGTVDTDKELLRNLVAYYCVLEGIFFYCGFTQILSMGRRNKMTGVAEQFQYILRDESMHLNFGIDVINQIKIENPHLWDAEMKEEATQMILQGTQLEIEYARDTMPRGVLGMNAAMMEDYLKFIANRRLSQIGLKEEYPGTTNPFPWMSEIMDLKKEKNFFETRVIEYQTGGALSWD, encoded by the coding sequence ATGCTGAGCTGGGACGAATTCGACAAAGAAGAAGAAGGCGAAGTAGCCACTAAAGGCGCCAACGCCGGCCACGCCACCGAAGCCAACATGGATCGCCTCGACGGAGCCGGCGCTGCCGCCGCCCTCGAAGCCCGTGCCGTCACCGCCAGTGACTCCGCCGCCATCGTTCGGGCCAAGGCCGCCCTCGACAAGCTCGACGTCGCCGAAGGCCTCGCCGAGCTCGAAGGCGCCGCCGCCCGGGTCGCGGTTGACGAAAAACGCATGATCAACTGCCGCGCCGACCTCAACCAACTCGTGCCCTTCAAGTACGACTGGGCCTGGCAGAAATACCTCGACGGCTGCGCCAACCACTGGATGCCGCAAGAGGTCAACATGACCGCCGACATCGCGCTGTGGAAAAACCCCGAAGGCCTGACCGACGACGAACGTCGCATCGTCATGCGCAACCTGGGCTTCTTCTCCACCGCCGACTCGCTGGTCGCCAACAACCTGGTGCTGGCCGTGTACCGCCTGATCACCAACCCGGAGTGCCGCCAGTACATCCTGCGCCAGGCCTTCGAGGAAGCGATCCACACCCACGCCTACCAGTACTGCATCGAATCCCTGGCCATGGATGAAGGCGAAATCTTCAACATGTACCACGAGATCCCGTCGGTCGCGAAAAAAGCCGCCTGGGGCCTGAAATACACCCGCTCGATCTCCGATCCGAAGTTTGAAACCGGCACCGTCGACACCGACAAGGAGCTGCTGCGCAACCTGGTCGCCTACTACTGCGTCCTCGAAGGCATCTTCTTCTACTGCGGCTTCACCCAGATCCTGTCCATGGGCCGGCGCAACAAAATGACCGGCGTCGCCGAACAGTTCCAGTACATCCTGCGCGACGAGTCGATGCACCTGAACTTCGGTATCGACGTGATCAACCAGATCAAAATCGAAAACCCGCACTTGTGGGATGCCGAGATGAAAGAAGAAGCGACCCAGATGATCCTGCAAGGGACCCAACTGGAAATCGAATACGCCCGCGACACCATGCCGCGCGGCGTCTTGGGCATGAACGCGGCGATGATGGAGGACTACCTCAAGTTCATCGCCAACCGTCGTCTGTCGCAGATCGGCTTGAAGGAAGAGTACCCAGGCACCACCAACCCGTTCCCATGGATGAGCGAAATCATGGACTTGAAGAAAGAGAAGAACTTCTTTGAGACGCGGGTGATTGAGTATCAGACCGGTGGCGCGCTTAGCTGGGATTGA